The following are from one region of the Mycetohabitans rhizoxinica HKI 454 genome:
- the rpsF gene encoding 30S ribosomal protein S6, whose protein sequence is MRHYEITFIVHPDQSEQVPAMIEKYKSTITSHGGQIHRIEDWGRRQLAYMIEKLAKAHYVCMNIECDQATLDELEHAFKFNDAVLRHLIVKMKKAETGPSPMMKEVQREEAKKAAAQPQASEAQA, encoded by the coding sequence ATGCGTCACTATGAAATCACGTTCATCGTGCATCCCGACCAGAGCGAGCAGGTGCCCGCGATGATTGAGAAGTATAAGTCGACGATCACTAGCCACGGTGGCCAGATCCACCGTATCGAAGACTGGGGCCGCCGCCAGTTGGCCTACATGATCGAAAAGCTCGCGAAGGCACACTACGTCTGCATGAACATCGAATGTGACCAGGCCACGCTCGACGAACTGGAACATGCGTTCAAGTTCAACGACGCGGTGCTGCGCCACTTGATCGTCAAGATGAAGAAGGCCGAGACCGGCCCGTCGCCGATGATGAAGGAAGTGCAGCGTGAGGAAGCGAAGAAGGCGGCTGCACAGCCTCAGGCTTCTGAAGCGCAAGCGTAA
- the priB gene encoding primosomal replication protein N produces the protein MSNRLQLVASVIERDPVRYTPAGVPIVNCVLRHESEVVEAGVSRRVELTIPALAAGDISSKVAACGLGVHAHFDGFLARRHRNAKTLVFHITALQDIEKD, from the coding sequence ATGTCGAACCGGTTGCAGCTCGTGGCGAGCGTCATCGAGCGTGATCCGGTGCGTTATACGCCAGCCGGCGTGCCGATCGTCAATTGCGTATTGCGGCACGAGTCGGAAGTCGTCGAGGCCGGTGTCAGTCGCCGCGTCGAGTTGACGATCCCGGCGCTGGCCGCCGGCGACATCAGCAGCAAGGTGGCGGCGTGCGGGTTGGGTGTTCACGCGCATTTCGACGGTTTTCTGGCCCGAAGACACCGTAACGCAAAAACCCTGGTATTTCACATCACAGCATTGCAGGATATAGAAAAGGACTGA
- the rpsR gene encoding 30S ribosomal protein S18: MARPTGKKFDKRRQQQNPLFKRKKFCRFTAASVEYIDYKDIETLKDFIGENGKITPARLTGTKAHYQRQLDTAIKRARFLALLPYTDLHKA; the protein is encoded by the coding sequence ATGGCTCGTCCCACTGGTAAGAAATTCGACAAGCGTCGCCAGCAACAGAACCCGCTGTTCAAGCGCAAGAAGTTTTGCCGCTTCACGGCAGCTAGCGTCGAGTACATCGACTACAAGGATATCGAGACGCTGAAGGACTTCATTGGCGAAAACGGCAAGATCACGCCGGCGCGCCTGACTGGCACGAAGGCTCACTATCAACGCCAGCTCGACACGGCGATCAAGCGGGCGCGCTTCCTCGCGCTGCTGCCGTACACGGACCTGCACAAGGCCTAA
- the rplI gene encoding 50S ribosomal protein L9: MQVILLEKVVNLGNLGDIVKVKDGYARNFLIPQRKARRATKDAIAEFEVRRAELEKAAADKLAAAQAQGEKLAGLTLQITQKSGVDGRLFGSVTNQDIAAALKQQGFDVEKAQVRLSQGPLKTVGDHPVQVALHTDVVTDITVSVLGEHA; encoded by the coding sequence ATGCAAGTTATTTTGTTGGAAAAAGTTGTCAACCTCGGTAATCTGGGCGACATCGTCAAGGTTAAGGACGGCTACGCACGTAACTTCCTGATTCCGCAGCGCAAGGCCCGCCGTGCGACGAAGGACGCGATCGCCGAATTCGAAGTGCGTCGCGCGGAACTCGAGAAGGCAGCGGCCGACAAGCTGGCCGCTGCGCAGGCCCAGGGCGAGAAGCTGGCCGGCCTGACGCTGCAAATTACGCAGAAGTCGGGTGTCGATGGCCGTTTGTTCGGCTCGGTCACGAATCAGGACATCGCCGCCGCGCTCAAGCAGCAAGGCTTTGACGTTGAGAAGGCACAAGTGCGCCTGTCGCAAGGTCCGCTGAAGACCGTGGGTGACCATCCGGTGCAAGTGGCGCTGCACACCGACGTGGTGACGGACATCACAGTGTCGGTGCTCGGCGAGCACGCGTAA
- a CDS encoding replicative DNA helicase: MNASNHDPQLESLKVPPHSIEAEQSVLGGLLLDNGAWDRIADFLGHQDFYRFDHRLIYEHIGKLIATSRPADVITVFESLSTAGKADDVGGLAYLNALAQNTPSAANIRRYAEIVRDRAVLRKLVTVADEIAGDAFNPQGKEVRQLLDEAEAKVFSIAEEGQRGTQGFLEIGPLLTQVVERIDTLYHTANPSDVTGTPTGFIDLDRMTSGMHGGELIIVAGRPSMGKTAFSMNIGEYVAVEYGLPVAVFSMEMPGTQLVMRMLGSIGRLDQHRMRTGRLTDEDWPKLTHAVQKMSEAQIFIDETGGLNPMELRSRARRLARQCGKLGLIIVDYLQLMTGSSPGENRATEISEISRSLKSLAKELDVPVIALSQLNRGLEQRPNKRPVMSDLRESGAIEQDADVILFIYRDEVYNPDSPDKGTAEIIIGKQRNGPIGPVRLTFLGPYTKFDNFAGVSTFYGSE; the protein is encoded by the coding sequence ATGAACGCTTCAAACCACGATCCGCAACTTGAGTCACTGAAGGTCCCGCCGCATTCGATCGAGGCCGAGCAGTCAGTGCTTGGCGGTTTGCTGCTCGACAACGGCGCGTGGGACCGGATTGCGGACTTCCTGGGTCACCAGGATTTCTACCGCTTTGATCACCGGCTGATCTACGAGCACATCGGCAAGCTGATTGCCACGTCGCGACCTGCTGATGTGATCACGGTGTTCGAGTCGCTGTCCACCGCGGGCAAGGCGGACGATGTCGGCGGCCTTGCCTATCTGAATGCGCTTGCGCAGAACACGCCAAGCGCGGCGAATATCCGCCGGTATGCCGAAATCGTTCGCGACCGCGCGGTGTTGCGCAAGCTGGTGACCGTTGCCGACGAGATTGCCGGTGACGCGTTCAATCCGCAGGGCAAAGAGGTCCGGCAGCTGCTCGACGAGGCCGAGGCAAAGGTCTTCTCCATCGCGGAGGAAGGTCAGCGCGGCACGCAAGGGTTCCTGGAAATCGGGCCGTTGTTGACACAAGTGGTCGAGCGGATCGACACGCTGTACCACACGGCGAATCCGAGCGATGTGACCGGCACGCCAACCGGTTTCATTGACTTGGACCGAATGACCTCCGGGATGCACGGGGGCGAATTGATCATCGTTGCTGGACGGCCATCGATGGGCAAAACCGCATTTTCGATGAACATCGGTGAGTATGTCGCGGTCGAGTACGGTTTGCCGGTCGCGGTGTTCTCGATGGAAATGCCGGGCACGCAGCTTGTGATGCGGATGCTCGGCTCGATTGGCCGGCTCGACCAACACCGGATGCGTACCGGGCGGCTGACCGACGAGGATTGGCCCAAGCTCACGCACGCGGTGCAGAAAATGAGCGAAGCGCAGATCTTTATCGACGAGACGGGCGGGCTCAATCCGATGGAATTGCGCTCTCGGGCACGGCGACTGGCGCGTCAGTGCGGCAAGCTAGGCTTGATTATCGTCGATTATCTGCAATTGATGACTGGCTCGTCGCCGGGTGAGAACCGCGCGACAGAGATTTCTGAGATTTCGCGCTCGCTCAAGAGCTTGGCCAAAGAGCTTGACGTGCCGGTTATCGCGCTGTCTCAGCTAAACCGGGGCTTGGAGCAGCGGCCGAACAAGCGTCCGGTCATGTCGGACCTGCGCGAGTCTGGCGCGATCGAGCAGGATGCGGACGTGATCCTGTTTATTTACCGCGACGAGGTTTACAACCCGGACAGCCCCGACAAGGGGACGGCCGAGATCATTATCGGTAAGCAGCGAAACGGACCGATCGGGCCCGTTCGCTTGACGTTCCTGGGACCCTATACAAAATTCGATAATTTTGCTGGCGTGTCGACGTTCTACGGCAGCGAATAG
- a CDS encoding DUF47 domain-containing protein: MFGRFMPTEGKFFEIFNAHAKCMVDASLELERLIEDLPNAEVHKQNVQANEKRADKLTHECIDLLHKTFITPLDRDEVHKLITTMDDILDLMEDVATAVSLYDVRAVTSEANELAHVCRLTCERVQTAVGLLHDMKRASAILKACEEIDRYESDADRLLRSAMSKLFREEDDVKTLIKLKAIFELLEAVTDKCEDVANIIEGIVLENA, from the coding sequence ATGTTCGGACGCTTTATGCCTACTGAAGGCAAGTTTTTCGAAATCTTTAACGCCCACGCGAAATGCATGGTCGATGCCAGTCTCGAACTCGAGCGGTTGATCGAAGACCTGCCCAATGCGGAGGTTCACAAGCAGAACGTGCAAGCGAACGAGAAACGTGCCGACAAGCTGACGCACGAATGTATCGATTTGCTGCACAAAACCTTTATCACGCCGTTGGACCGCGACGAGGTCCATAAGCTGATCACGACGATGGACGACATCCTCGATTTGATGGAGGATGTCGCCACTGCGGTGTCGCTGTACGACGTGCGTGCGGTAACCTCCGAGGCGAACGAACTCGCGCATGTTTGCCGGCTGACGTGCGAGCGCGTGCAGACGGCGGTGGGTTTGTTGCACGACATGAAACGCGCCAGTGCGATCCTGAAGGCCTGTGAGGAGATCGATCGTTACGAATCCGATGCGGATCGCCTGCTGCGCTCGGCGATGTCCAAGCTGTTTCGCGAGGAGGACGACGTCAAGACGCTGATTAAGCTGAAAGCGATTTTCGAGTTGCTCGAAGCCGTGACGGATAAGTGCGAGGATGTCGCGAACATCATCGAAGGCATCGTGCTCGAGAACGCATAG
- a CDS encoding inorganic phosphate transporter translates to MHSIQLALWAVALLVAVALVFDFMNGFHDAANSIATVVSTGVLKPHQAVAFAAGFNVVAYFIFHLKVAATVGKGTIDPGIIDHYVVFGALVGAIGWNIVTWYYGIPSSSSHALIGGLVGSALAKSGWGALNVDGLVKTIAFIFVSPLLGFVLGSLFMLLVSWFFFRTPPSRVDRHFRRLQLVSASLYSLGHGGNDAQKTIGIIWMLLIATGYASVSADAPPTWVIAGCYVSMGLGTLFGGWRIVRTMGQRITRLKPVGGFCAETGGAITLFMASWLGIPVSTTHTITGAIVGVGATQKLSAVRWGVAGNIVWAWILTIPASAALSAAGWWLGQRLL, encoded by the coding sequence ATGCATTCGATCCAACTTGCTCTATGGGCGGTCGCGCTGCTGGTTGCCGTCGCGCTGGTATTCGATTTCATGAACGGTTTCCACGACGCGGCAAACTCGATCGCGACCGTGGTATCGACCGGTGTGCTCAAGCCGCACCAGGCCGTGGCATTCGCCGCCGGCTTCAACGTCGTCGCGTATTTCATTTTTCATCTGAAGGTGGCGGCCACGGTCGGCAAAGGCACAATCGACCCCGGCATCATCGATCACTACGTGGTGTTCGGCGCGCTAGTAGGGGCGATTGGCTGGAACATCGTGACTTGGTACTACGGGATCCCGTCGAGTTCGTCGCATGCGCTGATCGGCGGTTTGGTCGGCTCGGCGCTGGCCAAGTCGGGGTGGGGCGCGCTGAACGTGGATGGACTGGTAAAGACGATCGCCTTCATTTTTGTGTCGCCGTTGCTCGGCTTCGTGCTCGGGTCGCTGTTCATGCTGCTCGTGTCATGGTTTTTCTTCCGCACGCCGCCAAGCCGCGTTGACCGGCATTTCCGTCGGCTTCAACTCGTGTCCGCGTCGCTGTACAGCCTGGGGCACGGAGGCAACGACGCGCAGAAGACGATCGGCATCATTTGGATGTTGCTGATTGCGACCGGCTATGCGTCGGTGAGCGCCGACGCGCCGCCGACCTGGGTGATTGCCGGTTGCTACGTGTCGATGGGCCTGGGCACGTTGTTCGGCGGCTGGCGGATCGTGCGCACGATGGGGCAGCGCATCACGCGGCTCAAGCCGGTCGGTGGCTTCTGTGCGGAGACCGGTGGTGCGATTACGCTATTCATGGCGTCGTGGCTCGGTATTCCGGTCTCGACGACGCATACAATCACCGGCGCAATCGTCGGCGTCGGGGCGACGCAGAAATTGTCGGCCGTGCGCTGGGGTGTCGCCGGCAATATCGTCTGGGCCTGGATTCTGACGATTCCGGCATCCGCCGCGCTGTCTGCTGCCGGCTGGTGGCTCGGTCAGCGGCTGCTGTAG
- a CDS encoding C40 family peptidase, which translates to MRLPWIALAPCSIAVLLAACSSVQPPVTRGDAAPAGGYRTRPSSGLGFVDHSVGQEEVSIQAMSLVGVRYRWGGNTPSSGFDCSGLVRYVLARSVAIELPRTTVEMSRRGRPIQPNEIAPGDLVFFNTSGRPHSHVGIYVGNMRFVNAPSTGGTVRIDYMTNPYWAKRFDGIRRVAPVRNAPKGPFDAPTLLAASAPPTPPAGTRGAMPSRVAPAAASTRHGMAYAAGEAVSGWDAFASTPPSVSIARAQARGVGAVEPDPIGAMAAAGDTLFDAFEQFPPTAATTRSQAASWTAAPVMSAAPDPAATTASAAPAAGSQDYGADTPMATPAQAAAANDPIARFAHDNF; encoded by the coding sequence ATGCGCCTCCCCTGGATTGCACTCGCGCCCTGTTCCATCGCTGTACTGCTTGCCGCTTGCTCCAGCGTGCAGCCGCCCGTCACGCGCGGGGATGCAGCGCCGGCGGGCGGCTACCGCACGCGCCCATCGTCTGGGCTCGGCTTCGTGGATCACAGTGTCGGCCAGGAGGAAGTGTCAATCCAGGCAATGAGCCTAGTCGGCGTGCGCTATCGTTGGGGAGGCAACACGCCAAGCAGCGGTTTCGACTGCAGTGGACTCGTACGCTACGTGCTAGCACGCTCGGTGGCGATCGAGCTGCCGCGAACCACGGTTGAAATGAGCCGACGCGGGCGACCGATCCAGCCGAACGAAATCGCGCCCGGCGACCTGGTCTTCTTCAACACGTCCGGCCGGCCGCATTCGCACGTCGGCATCTACGTGGGCAACATGCGCTTCGTCAACGCGCCGTCAACCGGTGGCACGGTACGCATCGACTACATGACGAACCCGTACTGGGCGAAGCGATTCGACGGCATTCGCCGTGTCGCCCCGGTGCGCAACGCGCCAAAGGGGCCGTTTGACGCACCGACGCTGCTAGCGGCCTCAGCGCCACCGACACCGCCGGCCGGCACGCGCGGCGCGATGCCCAGCCGGGTGGCGCCTGCTGCTGCGAGTACGCGGCACGGGATGGCTTATGCCGCTGGCGAAGCCGTGAGCGGCTGGGATGCGTTCGCGTCGACGCCACCGTCGGTATCCATTGCACGCGCGCAGGCGCGCGGCGTCGGTGCCGTCGAGCCAGACCCGATCGGCGCGATGGCGGCCGCCGGCGATACGTTGTTCGATGCGTTTGAGCAGTTCCCGCCGACCGCTGCGACCACGCGCAGCCAAGCGGCTTCATGGACCGCCGCGCCGGTCATGTCGGCCGCCCCCGATCCTGCCGCCACGACAGCGAGCGCCGCGCCGGCTGCGGGCAGCCAGGACTACGGGGCCGATACGCCGATGGCCACGCCAGCGCAGGCGGCCGCGGCCAATGATCCCATCGCCCGTTTCGCCCACGACAATTTCTGA
- a CDS encoding PhoH family protein, translated as MPLPTAPSKLGNLLSPDEYKAKVKTAKGARKRSPATGHDHDDAYASQDDGVAFGAAVSEPLPALTSLEADNAALRAALPDEEVVREAPTARKRKSKQTAALLQPSRPVPETAAPNSVSAEVARDAAAPAPVALRETPTPARATPPTLSIAPSTRGTRRRASTRAADTTRKLFVLDTNVLMHDPSCVFRFEEHDVYLPMITLEELDNHKKGMSEVARNARQVSRTLDALVADAGSAMITGIALSQLGNREAAGRLFFQTELTDIEPVVGLPQGKADNQILGVVRALQAQMPERQVVLVSKDINMRIKAHALGLPAEDYFNDQVLEDKDLLYSGVRALPQDFWTRHGKGMESWQDTKSGTTYYRVTGPLCASLLVNEFVYLEPQNGEPAFHAVVREINGRTALLQTLRDYGHHKNNVWGITARNREQNFALNLLMNPEVDFVTLLGQAGTGKTLMALAAGLAQVLDDKRYNEIIVTRATVPVGEDIGFLPGTEEEKMQPWMGAFDDNLEVLQKTDDTAGEWGRAATQELIRSRLKVKSMNFMRGRTFVDKYVIIDEAQNLTPKQMKTLVTRAGPGTKMICLGNIAQIDTPYLTEGSSGLTYVVDRFKGWTHGGHVTLARGERSRLADYASDVL; from the coding sequence ATGCCTTTGCCTACCGCGCCGAGCAAACTCGGAAACCTGCTTTCACCCGACGAATACAAGGCCAAGGTGAAGACGGCCAAGGGCGCGCGCAAGCGCTCGCCTGCCACCGGGCACGACCATGACGACGCTTACGCAAGCCAGGACGACGGTGTCGCGTTCGGCGCCGCGGTGAGCGAGCCCCTGCCGGCGCTGACATCGCTTGAAGCAGATAATGCGGCATTGCGCGCAGCGTTGCCGGATGAGGAGGTGGTACGCGAGGCGCCCACCGCGCGCAAGCGCAAGTCGAAGCAGACCGCAGCGCTGCTTCAGCCATCACGCCCCGTCCCCGAGACGGCCGCCCCCAACTCAGTCTCGGCCGAGGTGGCCCGTGACGCGGCCGCGCCGGCGCCCGTCGCATTGCGCGAGACGCCCACGCCGGCACGCGCCACACCGCCCACGCTTTCCATCGCGCCGAGCACACGCGGCACGCGGCGACGGGCTAGTACGCGCGCCGCCGACACGACGCGCAAGCTTTTCGTACTCGACACAAACGTGCTGATGCACGATCCGAGTTGCGTGTTCCGCTTCGAGGAACACGATGTCTACCTGCCAATGATCACGCTCGAGGAACTCGACAACCATAAGAAAGGGATGTCGGAGGTCGCGCGCAATGCGCGGCAGGTCAGCCGCACGCTGGACGCGCTGGTGGCCGACGCCGGCAGCGCGATGATCACCGGCATCGCGCTGTCGCAGTTGGGCAACCGAGAAGCGGCCGGGCGCCTATTCTTCCAAACCGAACTCACCGATATTGAACCGGTGGTCGGGCTCCCGCAAGGCAAAGCGGATAACCAGATTCTGGGCGTTGTGCGGGCGCTGCAGGCGCAGATGCCGGAGCGGCAAGTCGTGCTGGTGTCCAAGGACATCAACATGCGTATTAAGGCGCATGCACTCGGCTTGCCGGCCGAGGACTATTTCAATGACCAGGTCCTCGAGGACAAGGACCTGCTCTACTCTGGCGTGCGCGCGCTGCCGCAAGATTTCTGGACGCGGCACGGCAAGGGCATGGAGAGCTGGCAGGACACCAAGAGCGGCACCACGTACTATCGGGTCACCGGGCCGCTGTGTGCGTCGCTGCTGGTCAATGAGTTCGTCTATCTCGAGCCTCAAAACGGCGAGCCAGCCTTTCACGCGGTGGTGCGCGAAATCAACGGCAGGACAGCGTTGTTGCAGACGCTGCGCGACTACGGACACCACAAGAACAACGTATGGGGCATCACGGCGCGCAACCGCGAGCAAAACTTTGCGCTGAACCTGCTGATGAACCCGGAGGTTGATTTCGTCACGCTGCTCGGCCAGGCCGGCACCGGCAAGACGTTGATGGCATTGGCCGCAGGCCTGGCGCAGGTGCTCGATGACAAGCGCTACAACGAGATCATCGTCACACGCGCGACCGTGCCGGTAGGCGAGGACATCGGGTTTCTGCCCGGCACCGAAGAGGAAAAGATGCAACCATGGATGGGCGCGTTCGACGACAACCTCGAAGTGTTGCAAAAAACCGACGACACGGCCGGTGAATGGGGGCGCGCCGCCACGCAGGAATTGATCCGTTCGCGGCTCAAGGTCAAGAGCATGAACTTTATGCGCGGACGCACCTTCGTCGATAAATACGTGATCATCGATGAAGCGCAAAATCTGACGCCGAAACAAATGAAGACGTTGGTCACACGGGCCGGCCCCGGTACGAAGATGATTTGCCTGGGTAACATCGCGCAAATCGACACGCCGTACTTGACAGAAGGCAGTTCGGGACTGACCTATGTGGTTGATCGCTTCAAGGGGTGGACCCACGGCGGCCACGTCACGCTGGCGCGTGGCGAACGGTCGCGCTTGGCAGACTATGCCTCGGACGTGCTGTAG
- a CDS encoding peroxiredoxin — protein sequence MPSIAIDHAVPDFSALATGGEFTLSALKGNKVVLYFYPKDNTPGCTTESLAFRDAYPAFKQAGAEIVGISRDSVRSHENFQRKLELPFVLVSDADERVCQLFDVVKMKKMYGKQVRGIERSTFLLDAQHVLRREWRGVKVPNHVDEVLAAVQAL from the coding sequence GTGCCGAGCATTGCGATCGACCACGCCGTTCCCGATTTCAGCGCTTTAGCGACGGGTGGCGAATTTACGCTGTCTGCGCTGAAGGGCAACAAGGTCGTTCTCTATTTCTATCCGAAGGACAACACACCGGGCTGCACCACCGAGAGCCTGGCGTTCCGTGATGCGTACCCGGCCTTCAAGCAGGCGGGTGCCGAGATCGTCGGCATCTCGCGCGACAGTGTACGCTCGCACGAGAACTTCCAGCGCAAGCTCGAATTGCCGTTCGTGCTAGTGTCCGACGCCGACGAGAGGGTGTGCCAGCTATTCGATGTCGTCAAAATGAAAAAGATGTACGGTAAGCAGGTACGTGGCATCGAGCGCTCGACTTTCCTGCTCGATGCGCAGCATGTACTGCGCCGCGAGTGGCGCGGCGTGAAGGTGCCCAACCATGTCGACGAGGTGCTGGCCGCCGTGCAAGCCCTGTGA
- a CDS encoding polysaccharide deacetylase family protein — translation MARIVLKIDVDTLRGTREGVPNLVRMLRHAGAGATFLFSLGPDHTGWALRRVFRPGFLRKVSRTSVLEHYGLKTLAYGVLLPGPDIGARAAAQMRATRDAGFEVGIHTWDHVYWQDNVRTRERAWTIAQMAKSHARFVEVFGEAPRTHGAAGWQMNDHAFHQLDAWGIRYASDGRGHGPYRPTVNGMPLAHVQLPTTLPTLDEVLGLDGLSVDNVADYLLSLTRHDGVDHVFTLHAELEGQKLAPVLERLLAGWRVQGHTLVSMADYYATLDLDSLPSYPVAWGEVPGRAGELIIQPD, via the coding sequence GTGGCCCGTATCGTACTGAAAATCGACGTCGACACGCTGCGCGGCACCCGTGAAGGCGTGCCGAACCTCGTGCGGATGCTCCGGCACGCTGGCGCCGGCGCCACGTTTCTATTCAGCCTAGGCCCCGACCACACCGGTTGGGCATTGCGCCGGGTATTCCGACCAGGGTTCCTGCGCAAGGTGTCGCGCACGTCGGTGCTCGAACACTATGGCCTCAAGACGCTCGCCTACGGCGTGCTGCTGCCCGGCCCGGACATCGGCGCGCGTGCGGCGGCGCAGATGCGTGCCACGCGCGATGCCGGCTTCGAGGTGGGCATTCATACATGGGACCACGTGTATTGGCAGGACAACGTGCGCACGCGTGAGCGCGCATGGACGATCGCACAAATGGCGAAAAGCCACGCGCGCTTCGTCGAGGTATTCGGCGAGGCGCCGCGTACCCATGGCGCAGCAGGCTGGCAGATGAACGACCATGCATTTCATCAACTCGACGCATGGGGCATCCGGTACGCGTCCGACGGGCGCGGCCATGGCCCGTATCGGCCGACGGTAAACGGCATGCCGCTTGCCCATGTGCAGCTGCCAACCACGCTGCCGACATTGGACGAAGTGCTCGGACTGGATGGGTTGAGCGTGGACAACGTCGCCGATTACCTGTTGTCGCTGACGCGGCACGACGGCGTTGACCACGTATTCACACTGCACGCAGAACTGGAAGGACAGAAGCTCGCCCCCGTGCTCGAACGCCTGCTGGCGGGCTGGCGCGTGCAGGGGCATACATTGGTGTCGATGGCCGACTATTACGCCACGCTGGACCTGGACTCGCTGCCATCGTACCCTGTTGCATGGGGCGAGGTACCAGGCCGCGCCGGCGAGCTAATCATTCAGCCCGACTGA
- a CDS encoding bifunctional UDP-4-keto-pentose/UDP-xylose synthase: MKKVLILGVNGFIGHHLSKRILETTDWEVYGMDMHKDRLGGLTQHPRMHFFEGDITINKEWVEYHVRKCDAILPLVAIATPATYVKQPLRVFELDFEANVPIVRSAVKYGKHLVFPSTSEVYGMCTDGEFDPEASPLIYGPINKPRWIYACSKQLMDRVIWGYGMEGLNFTLFRPFNWIGPGLDTIHTPKEGSSRVVTQFLGHIVRGENISLVDGGAQKRAFTDIDDGISALMRIIENPAGIATGKIYNIGNPHNNFSVRELANKMLALAADYPEYAQSAQQVKLVETSSSAYYGTGYQDVQNRVPKIDNTKQDLAWAPTLSMDDALRKIFEAYRSQVAEARALVD, encoded by the coding sequence ATGAAAAAAGTCCTGATCCTCGGCGTCAACGGCTTCATCGGCCATCACCTGTCTAAGCGCATCCTCGAGACCACCGATTGGGAAGTCTATGGGATGGACATGCACAAGGATCGTCTGGGTGGTCTGACGCAGCATCCGCGAATGCACTTCTTCGAAGGCGACATCACGATCAACAAGGAATGGGTCGAGTATCATGTCCGTAAGTGTGACGCGATTCTGCCGCTGGTCGCGATCGCCACACCAGCCACCTATGTGAAGCAGCCGCTGCGCGTGTTCGAGCTTGATTTTGAGGCCAATGTGCCGATTGTGCGCTCAGCGGTCAAATACGGCAAGCATCTGGTCTTTCCGTCCACTTCCGAGGTATACGGCATGTGCACCGATGGCGAGTTCGACCCGGAAGCCTCGCCGCTGATCTACGGCCCAATCAACAAACCGCGCTGGATCTACGCATGCTCGAAGCAGTTGATGGACCGCGTAATCTGGGGCTACGGCATGGAGGGCCTGAATTTCACGCTGTTTCGCCCGTTCAACTGGATCGGCCCGGGGCTGGACACGATTCACACGCCGAAGGAGGGATCATCGCGCGTGGTCACGCAGTTCCTCGGCCATATCGTGCGGGGCGAGAACATCAGCCTGGTGGACGGCGGCGCACAAAAACGCGCGTTCACCGACATCGACGACGGCATCTCGGCGCTGATGCGGATCATCGAGAACCCGGCCGGCATTGCGACTGGGAAAATCTACAACATCGGCAATCCGCACAACAATTTCTCGGTGCGCGAGCTGGCCAACAAGATGCTGGCGCTGGCGGCAGATTACCCTGAGTATGCGCAGTCTGCACAACAGGTGAAGCTGGTGGAAACCTCGTCGAGCGCCTACTACGGCACCGGTTACCAGGACGTGCAGAACCGCGTGCCGAAAATCGACAATACGAAGCAGGATCTGGCCTGGGCACCGACGCTGTCGATGGACGACGCACTGCGCAAGATCTTCGAGGCCTACCGCTCGCAGGTCGCCGAAGCCCGCGCGCTGGTCGACTAA